The Ficedula albicollis isolate OC2 chromosome 5, FicAlb1.5, whole genome shotgun sequence genome includes the window ATGGATATATAATACTATACTTTAATGAATAAGCAAACTATTTGCTGTTACTATATTCTAATTAATAAGCACTGCATTTTATGTAATTATTGATTTAAGTCTCTTCTGTAAGCAGGAAAGAGTTGTCTTTGTTGCATCCCATGAAGAAACAGATTTGGTGCCAGCATGAAAGAAttagtttgttgtttttgtgggaGTTTTTTATTCAGTAccttaatattttctgttaaagtGGCTTCCCACTTTCAGCTCAGAAAACTAGTGCAGAGAAATATTCAAGTAGCTTATAGGAGTGTTGACAAGGATCACAGTAAATATTCTTCCCTTCCACCTTCTTCTTCCCTGCCATATCAAGAAGTCCTGTTTAGGAAGATGGATACAAATGGACAAGGCTTGTTGATCATAAAGCTGTATTTCAATTAGGAACCACTAAAACTGAGAACATAAATAATGGATCTCTAGAGTAACTCTTCATCAGTCCAGACTATAGGTGAGggttcttttttcccattttcatgtgagctgctgaaaatgtatttccagcCATGAACACTTCTGAAGCTTTCCAAGAGATGAACAGCAGCAGTCACAATCTCCTTACTTTTTCAGTGGAAGATTGTAGTTTCTGTGGCTTGTGTGTCCAGACCCCCAGATAAGATGAGCTAGCTCATATCTACCAATGCACAGTTCAGTTTGCATTGCACCACCTGAGGATCTACACCTGAATACTGGATTCATGGCTTGTACTGccaaaattcctgctgaagCGTTGATGCAGTTGGCATGGCTCAGTATGCTCCTACTAGTGTTTTGATCTGTTCATACAGAGGGAcatatttcaagaaaatgtcCATGCTTTAAGTAATGTATCTTTAGAGAGACTGCTTGAGCTGCCTTGAGAACTAGTATTGCCGGAATCAGGATCAGCACTGATCTGAAAAGCTTCTCTGgcctgaggcagagcagaggaaaacacagctaaGCCCTAGGTCCTGAAGCAACAGAGCTTGCTTTCACTCATTTCTCTTCCAAGGTCCACAATAATTTTTGAGCCCATTAGTTATTGCACCCAAATTTGACTGATGGCAGAGATGTGACAGGTAATTCTGTCTTCATAGGAtttaagaaaacccaaaaatattCAGGTAGAAAAGGGAGAGCCAGTTCCCAGCTTCCCAGGTGAAGGAATAACTGCCATAGGCTCACCTCTTATTAGAAATTAGAGAATCCATCAGAGACAGAAACTCAGTAATTATGTGATTTGCAGCAAAAAGATGGCAGAAGTCTACCCTGATTTGCACACCAAAGTCAATCAACCATGAGGGATGAATCCATAGGAAATCAGGCATAATTAGGGCTAGAGCTCAAAGGTCAATGAACAAAGTGTTATATAAATAGGATGAATCCAGTCTCATGCCAGGAAGTATTGGTAGAACCTAAGCAAATACCTAAATGCGTAAGCATCTATCTTTAGTTATGTCAAATAAAAGCTTTGTCAATAGTTACAGGCATGTTACATTGCTTTGAAAAGcaatgtttttcaaaacaaacagcagaacaaaGTGTTATATAAATAGGATGAATCCAGTCTCATGCCAGGAAGTATTGGTAGAACCTAAGCAAATACCTAAATGCGTAAGCATCTATCTTTAGTTATGTCAAATAAAAGCTTTGTCAATAGTTACAGGCATGTTACATTGCTTTGAAAAGcaatgtttttcaaaacaaaagcactgcttttattttaccTGCTTCACTACTTCCCTTTCAACAGTTCCCAGCCCAGCTTGCCCTTATTGTAGGAAAAGAGACAGCTAAGCATATATAGTTCCACCTCCATGTTGAAAGGACTAATGATACCAATGCAGAGGAAAGCCAGTCCTGTTCTGGGGTGTACATgcccttttcttctgctgtgtttcacaAAGTAAGGATCCACTCCTCTCTCATGACAAGTGACAAAGCTCGGCTATATTAAAACTAAGAAGTACATTCCTATGACTGTTGACTGTTTTCTTCAAAGACTTCCAAGATCTTTTAATCAGttttctgcttcacagaaaTATGTGAACCATATCATTTCTCCAAAACAAAATGTCTATTTAGCTACTCCATAGCTCCAGAAAGTTTTGCAAGATAAGGGTAAAAAATACAATATGCATCTGACAAGGGATCCCAGTCCCCAGGCTAATGAGGGTTTCCCAGATCATACATGAAGGGGGCACAGGCCTCCCTCCACCTGGAGGTGCAGCTTTTTATGACTCTTCCTTGAGCCTTCCTCTGTCTCAAAGCAGTGGCAGTCAAACAACACTACTGTCCTCAAAGGTTGGAACAGTTTGCTCCTTCTCATTacctgaaattatttcctaagGTAatttttggagaaggaaaaaggaaaatggagatACTCAGGtacacattaaaaattacaaataatttgtCCCATTGTTGTATTCAATGGAAGTAGACAACACAGAAATTTGGGGAGAACCAAAACATTGAGGCTGTGAATAAAGGTAGCTAAGACATGTAGAGCATCAGACAGAAGCCAAGCCCTAGGATGAAAGGCTTCTGCTTGTAGCTGgctctttaaaaagcaaattacaCATGTATAATGCTGGTCCCAGTGCTAGGTAAAGAAGGGGGAAACATTGCTAGAAGTGCAGAAAGTTAATTGAAAAAAGCAGACTAGTTTACAGACTTGTTTATGCTGAGGCAGAAGAGCAGCCTACAGTCAAaccaaaggaaggaaaaaactgCATGCTTGAATATGGGGAAAGAATAAGCACCgaggatttattttaaagattcCAAAATCTATGGGAAGAATTGTATTACATTAAGATATGCAGACCCACTTTCATGAAATTCAGAAACATTCAGAAACATTCAGAAGCATCACTGTGAAGAGAttttcatctattttaaaaacagattaaaaaaaaaaagctgtgtgtAACCTTTTGTCAGATAAATCATATTATCACTAAACCAGGTTTGAAGACTGGTTGCTTCTGCTGAACACAGTGGGAGTTCTGCCATGGACTGAGAGACAATGGCCTGTTCCTCAGTGCAAGCTAGATAAAAGAATGTGCATGTGCTGGAGCAGTGTTTGTGAAACATGGTGCTGATTTTAGTGATGGCTTTTTCCATGCACCAAGCATGAGATCATGTACAGGGCTGTATTTACATGGTGATGTAATTTTGCAGCAGAAGCTGGAAAAACATGGAGAGTATATCTTGTCCAGGGTGCTATATGCCAAGCTTTCCACAACTATGCAGCCATGTCATATATATGTTGGCAGGATGAAAATAAGATGTTGGACAACCCTGCCCCAAACTTGTAGACAAGCTTATGTTTTGGCTACAAAATCAACTCACAGCTCTAAAGGGAGCTTTCATCAGGCAAACAATTTTTGAGTCAAACAGCATATGTACTTAATTGAATGCTTACAAAATCACCTTTTGTTTTACACAGATGTTCTGccaacaaaaggaaaaaccagaGATGCTTAACGGATTTAACAACATGGCTCTATTTATGTTGTGATCACGTAAGATGAGATACTcaaatacaattattttccaagtaATGTTGTATGATAATGTGGCTTACAAACTGTTACACCCACTCATCTTCTGTGGTAGAATCTCACTTCTTCTTCCTTGAAAATAATGCCATGGTGTGTCACTGAGacataaaaaattgaaaaataaatttgctgaCCTCATTCACATACAGAATGCTATTagtcataaataaataaaacaggatTGTTTGATTAATGAGTGAAATTATACACACACTTTTTAGAAAATCGGATGTCTTTTAAAGTTTAGTCTGTGGTTGGTTTCTAACTATGCAGGCACAGATCTCTTTATGAATAACATTTTATATAAGACCATAACTGTTCTTCTAATTCATCCACATCCATTTTGGAgctgacaaaaataaaactggtgCAGCTCTGAACCACTGCTGCTCTCATCAGAATTGTTTTAAGTTAGGAAACTGGGTGAGTCACTAACCAGAAGCAAGAGCAAATCCAACTATAAACCACGTGTGCCTTTTATCTACAAAtaagtgaactgaaaaaatagcttttacCAGTATTTTCAATGACAGTGAACTTGGATGTAACAATCAAAATAGTGGCTGAGGATGCTTTAGAGGAACAACATACAGCTGTGACCGTTAGAAGAGTGTCCCAGGacatctctttttccttcttctttcatATCAACTGTTAACTCATGGAATTCTTACATGAATTGCACACAATTGCAGAACACACCAAAGCCTGGGAATGAGCACAGGATGAAGCAGTTCTTCAGAGTGCTGCAGTACCTGCAGGCATCTTGCACAGAGAAGCCTTATGGGTCTCCTCCGTGAGTCAGCAGTTAACTTCCCTACAGACAGCACTAcatgaaacagtattttttttctcagagaaaaagtAGGAATTGATCCTCACATTGAGATGCTGCTAAACATTAGTATAAggaattggggaaaaaagaggaatatttgCTGTTCACACTTTTTATTATAAACATACAGATTAAATATTAacatagacaaaaaaaaagagagagagagactaGTGAGGTCTTTAGAAGGGTAAGTGTCCTAAAACAGccccagaaataattttatacaGCATTCACTGAGTTGGCAAACTGTAGAACCACTTCTGTGGTAATTGAAGTCTACAAAACACTGGGATATTCCCTGTCCTCTCTTTTAAACAGAGCAGCATTCTGCATCAGGAAGCAGTTAGTTTGCACTTTTGTTTATTGCCAcaatgaataaaatattcagcCACAATGAATAAAAAAGATCCATGTATTCAAATAAAGATACCCCAAAAATATCAGTTCAGCCcacttcctttttccattttaccCTGCAGGCCAGTTGTTTTAACTGGCTGAAAATTACCAGTGTCAGTCAAGATCCTCTGGGTCTAGTGGGAGCTTTGCAAAGACTAAGAGCTAGAACCAATGTTTGTTCTCCAAGCAATGTGCAAAatcttttttcagttcttttatAATGATTGGTCGAAAAGCAGAATATGTACGAGTCTGTGAAAAgccttctgttttcaaaatattcaatttCAACAACCACAGTCTGGATGGTTGAAGTGTCAAAAGTTTCAATTATCAACcgatgaaaaaaaaaaataagcaattccatttttttcctgccactcaaagacaaaaaacttgaaataaagaTGCTCTGAGCTGTATGCTTGAAGAGGATGTGCTttcctgttccagtgttttctCTGCTCCCCACTTCCTTTGTCTTCCAGCAGTGAGTGCTCTCACTGCCACACTAGTTCCTGTCAGATGGTGGAATCAGATCCAAGTTATGAAGAAAAGTAGTTATTCAGCATCTATACAAACGTAAATATTTGTACAGTCCAGACAGTCAACAGTAAATATGTAAGTAGTGGAGTTAATGAAATATGTATGTGTTTTTTAATCAGGTATTTGAAGTAGTGCAAAGAGGTCTGTGCTTTTAGATTCATACATTATCAATTATATACTTGGTATTTTCCCcacttaaaaataactttaaataagCACCTGAAAATTTGGGAACTAATATAAAAGATAATCTTAGGATTTTGTTGGAAAAATAcaatttgcaattaaaaatacgATCATTTCTTCTTACTAGAAACAAGTAATACAAACATACTCCCATACATAATTTTTAGCATCCTAGACATGTAACAAGTACTTCTGCAGTAGCAGCCCATCCTTTAAACAAAATCTGAATCCCTTACAGAGCTGAATTTTAATTAACATCAAAAAGCACGTAAGTCAGTAAATCTTTGCTTACTCCTTTGTACATGTTAGCCTGTGTTTTGGCAATGTAAGCAAATGCTAGAGCATGTTGACTAGATAGGAAGTGGTTTACATATAAGTATTTTATATAAGAAAGCAATCTAAAAATACTGGCTTTGATCCTAAGCAGGGTCATTGCCTCTTTGTACTATTCCATTGATTCCAGCAAGAATTAACCCAAACAGAGCAAGTCTGGAGGGCTCCTCTTGTAAAAATCACTAAGTCAGAGGAATTTTTATCTTTCCATATCTCTGTTTTGAGAAAAAGATGGGGGCAAGCTCAAGCTCCAGCTTTCTGAACAACCCTCAATCCAAAAGGGAGATTAGATAAGCCTGTGGGTACTGCCTTGTTGTGTACTTCCTTTTAtgccttctcctgctgccacagcttccctgtggAAATTGGGGTGGACAGGGAGCTGGCTTCACTTGCAGATGCAGAGAGCTTCAGCTTAAAGCCCTGGGAGACAGCTAACTAGGAAGAAGGACATCCTTTGACATCGTggtgggagaagagaaagaagagttgTCTCGTGGGAATGAATGCATTAACCAGTTTGTTACAAATAAGGTGTTGTTCTTGATGCTGATATATGGTTGGCTGGTGGCCAGGTACATCTATGGTTCTGTTCCTTATCCTTGTTACTGGTTGGATCCTGTGCCCTCCACCCCATCTATACACCTCTGTGCTTTCtgggttttgaggtttttggaGGTTCCCCCTTGTACCATGTGATTTTTACCTTtgctattttaacattaaaGGTTCTTTGTTTCGAGGCGACTCCATTGTTCCTGTCTCTATATTTACGCCATGGACTTCCCAGAtggcccagctctgtgctcagatTAATCTGATTATTCTGTGCACATGTTATTCTGATCAAATGGTGTCAACAACCCCAGAGGCTCACAGGTACCCAGAATCAAGCCACTGACACGACCCATGACCTGGACTTTGGAGTCTGCCAaagacagcactgcagatgaGCATGATGTCAGTGGCTAGTGAAACAGAGTTGATTCAAGCTGCTTCTCTCCAAAACTGAGTGTCTGTGCTTTAATGCAGTCCAAAAGGGGCAAACATCTTTCTTTCAAGATGAATTTTGTGAAATCAAATGGGCACTCTTTCCAGTTCCAAAGTCTTCTTTTTAATAGTACTTGGCCAATATTTCTCTTGGTGAAACTGAATTTTCCCTGTTTCCACAGAGGCATGATGCAGTGGAGAACTTCTGAAGGACTTGCATAGACAAtatctttcttttaatttgtacTATTTTAGACAGCATAttaatttctgtagaaaaattAGTTCTGAATTTCATCTCCAGTCTTCAAGATGGACCAATGCTGTACCATTTAACAACAACTTTTTCAGGGTTTGCAATGGTATCTTTCCACTGCTCTACTGCTTCACTGTTGCTGCTATCAGAACTTAACCAGATCtgcataaaaggaaaaaaaaaaaaaaataaaattgagtttATCAGATATAACAAAACCCAGCATTTACTAGTTACAAATAAATACCAGGGAACTGTAGAACAAGATACAACATACAGACTGTGACCAAAGCGTAACAGCAACAAATAAAGTTCTGCTAGTCCTAACATTTTGGCTTTCAGCTGGGAACACAGGGAGTCTGTGTTTAAATTTAGCCCCTAAAATAGTTTAGAGAACCCAGTACATATTAATGTTTCTGTAGTCAATAAGCTGTTTTAAGTGGAGCATTCCTTGCTGCTTTCAGATGCACATGCTGGGGTCAGGGGCTCCCCCGGCCGGCGGCGGCTCTGTGCGTTTGGACGCAGTTGGCTCCGAGCCACGCAGCATCCGGCACGAGCTGTCCAGCATTTTCATGAGCATTTAAAACTGCACActcccacagccagggccaAACCTGCATTCCACAGAGGTTACTAACATGCCCATACCACACATAGTCACGTAGTAAGAGTCCGCTTCTTCTCAGTATTCAGTTAGTGGATAGTGGCCATTAAATGAGGAAATGAAGTACAAGTAGGAAATTTTCTCCCTTAACATTATCACCAGCCTCCATTGCCAAAAGAATTCTGCTTATGTAAGTAGGTAACATTATTTACAGGACTCTATTTCCTCAAGTGTTCCAAGAATGAGTCCTTTTAAGACTTCTCAGAAACCTTGACCATGAAGTACATTTAGCCTATACTGCTGGGGCATGAGTCCTCAAGAAGTGAGAATAATGTCTTCCAGAATACCGCAGACAGCTGATGTTTCATCCACAGAGATTCAATGTACATCTTGCTCATGATTAAAGACATGCCTGTAAAAGCAGCCTAATCTAAGTATTGTCTGCTTAGAACAGCATCCAATTAAACACCATTCTCTGAAGAATAAAGTTAATAGATGCAGctatattcatttttttccagctacCCAGCCAATTGctcaaagaacatttttcccTGAGCCATATTTTATGTCTTTATGTGTTATGTGGCAATGTCTGCCTTCATGAGCTGAAACAACCTCTTCCAAATAACCTCTGAGGAGGACAAGTTTTCCTCCCTGTAAAAGTAAGATCCACAATTAAATGTAACTCATCAGATTGAGCTTACTTCACATATTGCTAGACGACTGCAAAACCATACTCAGTTATTTTTCCCCCAAGGCAGTACAGCTAagaagaacaattttttttctttttttttcctatttcaaatCTAATTCCACCAACAGGAAGATAAGACATGCAACATGAGGCTACAAAAAATGGAGGAATTTCACATAACTCTTGCTGCACATCATTTCTATATCTTATAGCACGTGAGCATCTCCTGAACTGCATGTCTTCAGCAGACACAAAACACACCACCAGAATAGGAcagtataatttttttgtaCCTAGGGACAGCACAGTCCTCCATCTGACATGGGGCATTACAGCTGGGGGTCTCAAAATCAAGTCTACATTGttaatttatgcatttattaaaattcatttacTGCATCTAACTGggtcaggaaaagcagagagcatTAAGAACAGCTATGGCTCACTATTCCAAAaagaagagagacagaaaggacAGGATGATGGTAAATTAGAACAAGCAGGGGAAGAAGATGGAGAGAATAATGAAACCAGACTAGTAAGTTTTATGATGGTTAAATAAATGTGATCACACAAATGCTTTCAAAGAGGTGCTACTGAAGTTGTGTCTGTTaactgaaaaacaagcaaaaaatattttgtgtttggacACTTATATTAATTCTTGATCATACACAAACTATTGTACTGATTTCAGCGTTGTTTTACCCAGGAAAGGAGTCCCATTGTAGCTGCTGATAGTTCCTTTTACACACCTCTGTTGTGAGTATATTGTTGTTGTAAGCCAACATCCCCTTGCTGTACAGAACGTTGTAGGTTATGGAGCTCCTGAggtgctgtgtttttctttaaaaagcaaaagcaaccAGGAGATCCTATATTTCTTGGAAGGAATCTGTCACATAGTAATACTCCATACAAAATTAACTTTAggatttctttttgaaagaaaactcaAGTGTCAACTCCACTTCTCATGCTGGTCCATGTTTAAGAGCCCAGTACGATTTTTGCTTGGATTACACACAGAAGAGTTTAGTAGAAtttactatatttttatatgtcacctcatttaaagtattttaaaattcataccAAGAAACCTGTGGAACTGGATTTTGAGTAAAAGCTATTTAGCAGAAACCAACCTGTCCTAGGAAGTGTTTTCTTCTCACTGAGCTTTTGCTGTAGAGCTTGATGAGAAAGCTAATTCCTTGTTCTGCTTGGCTAACTGGAAAAACCATCATTTCTCCCCACTTCACTTGGCCATTAGTGGACTTCAGAAGGCGAGTCTTCTTTTTATAGATGATCCCTTCTGTAGTAAACATTCCAACTTTCACAAAGAAATCTAGcataaaagggaaagaaaaaggcataGCACACAAAGGGTTACTCACAACACAACCATAAAGGAACCAACAAGATCCATATGTATGCTTCAAATTGCATCAATTTCTCAGAAGTCAGGCCAAAAGAACTCTACAATAGCTTTCCTGACTAGTCACACAAACAGAGTATGTTCAGTAATATTGGACTGATTAACACAGTATCCAAGCAGCAAGTGCAAGCTAATGCTGTTATATGTCAGGATTAATACTGGGataaaaatcttccaaaatacataaacacacatcttcaaaccaaacaaaatgtAATCAAGTAAGACATCTGGGGAAACAAGCCTTGGCAATGGAAATCTACCACACAATATGTTAGTTTGAGGTTTGTAAAGAATGTTATGAATTGCCAACCCATTTGAACAGCAGTTTACCTGTTACAGATGCTTTCAGACAGGAGGCATGAAGCAGCTAATGTAACTTACGTGAAGACAGTGGTGTAGATGAAACAGGAAGGTTTTGTGCTTCAAGAATCTGTAACTGTATCCTCCTGTTTATTGCTTGAAAACAAGTTCCTATTTGAAGTTCTGCACGGCACACCTACAAGCAGAAGAATGTTGCCATAACCGCTGGATTAAGTTGCTTATAAACTCAGGAAACACAGGAATTTTGTCATATGTTGGGCTCCCACATTTCTATCTGGGATTTCCTGGACAGAAATACAAGCATGTCCTGTATACAGAACCTGCAGAAGCACAGTCAGTGCATCTTGCACTTGTCATAGCTGCAGTACAAGTGCTCCACTGATGAGATGCTTTTGTGTGCTGCACATATGGCCCTtgtgggctgcagccagggattCTGGCAAATCACCTAGTCCTCAGTTTTACCTGGTGCAGACTTTACTGTGGTAAGAGCAGACACATGCAGGGGAAACCAGATGTGCCATTGCACCTTTACTAAGTGGGTTAGTGAGTGGGTGTGGAAGTGAGAGAGCACATAAGCTCCACTCACACAAAACCTTCAGAGTTCCTCTCTCACCCTTTAGAATTTTGCAATGTGAAGATATAAGCAATGTTTTCCATAGAAACAAGGCCATGTCACTTAATGTCATGAGTGTCAGGCTGCACACTGTGTAGTTTCCTGTGTTATGACAGTACTCGTGTTTTCCATGCCTACACACATTCACCACTGCCACACACAGTGTATGTATCGAGATCTCCAGTCTGATTCTCAGGGGGATTTTTAGAATTTTTGCCAGTGGCAAAGTTGCACTGAATCATCCTCTTTGCTCTCCTGTCACACTCTACTGTCCTCAGAACactgcaagagcagcaggaaaaggccATTGGAGACCCACCTTTCCTGACAGCCTTCATTTAAATGGACTCTGCTAGTCTCTGTTGGCTCTAAGTTTTAGTGCACTTcagtgaaacaaagcaaaagaacaaCAGGTTAGATAAAGAAAAGGCCCCAGTTCATCAAAGAGACCCAAATTCTCTTTGTAGCTCACCCACAAAACTTCTGTGTAACCCTGAGAGGAAGTCACTAAGTTGACTCTGAGCTTTGGCTCTCTATTGGCAGAGGGGGGAGGGTTTGCTGCCTCTCAGGTACCGCAGGGCTGAATCCCCAGAATGTCAGGAGGGCTCTTGGGTGTAATGGTAATAAAAGCCAACACAGACTGAGAAACTATGAGGACCACAGGGGTGAATCCCCAGAGTGTCTGGAGGGCTTTTGGATGTAATGGTGATAAAAGCCAACACAGACTGAGAAACTATGAGATGATTCAGAAATTTACACTGAGATGAAATGCTTTCTAAACCATCTACCTCTGTCacttattttactgcttttgaaGCATATGGTTAGTCAGATTAGAATAAAAAATGTCAAGTGTAACTTATGTCAGAAATCAAGAGTATCATTCATATTAGTCAGACacacttaaataaaatttacttttgaaTTACTAATTCAAGtttaatttattgaaaatacaAATGTCTAGACACGATctataaaagaaacaaacaaagtGAGGGTAAGGGGAAAGGAAATCTTACTGTGAAAACCACCTGCTTCTTATTACACTAATGGATATGAACTGTCTGAATTATTACTTCACAGCATGCAATCTGAACATTAAATATATGGCTGTCTCTGCAGTTTCAGGCCACTGAAGATCTCAGCACTTTTCTTCCATAACAAAAGCAGATTCCTTTTGCTCTGAGCTCTTGCTGTGAGTCCTAAGGATCTTCTGATGCTTTTTGGTCAGAAAAGACAATTACCCGGTGTCCTTTGCTGAACATTTCCCCAGAATGTCCCTCCCTCAAGCTGTGAGCCATGGTGTGGAAGAGCTTGCTCTAGCTCTTTTCCTAGAAACATCTGCAGTTTATGACCAGAACAGCTATGGGCAGAGTTCAAAagtctgcattttttccccatcaaatTGCCTTTCTCCAAGGAAGTAGggtaaaggggaaaaaaaaccaaccaaccaaaaaaaaaaaaaaaggaagacttcaaaatataatatatttattaatccAGACAGGCTGCAAGTAAGAGTTCGGGAAATGACTGTTTCACGGTTTTACTactgaattattttactttcatATCCAGCAACCCTTTCTAGCTGAGATAAGAACATACTTTCACAGTATTGGCACTTACAGGTGCTTTGGAAGGAGGAGATATATCCAGCCAATGATTCGACTCCTGTGAGCTCAGCTCCCGCAGTGCCAAGGAACATTCTCCAAtagtttttttcctgggagTCTGTGTCTGGATTTTAAATACCAATCTGACAGCCTGCAGGCTTTGCAGTTTAATAGCAAAAACAAAAGTTTCCATAAATTCAATGTcctagaaagaaaaacagatgagTAACATGATCATTTTAAGAGAATCCCACTGAGCCCAAATCCTAGAAACCAAGGCATCCTGATTCTATAGCTGCTGTTCCTGAGTACCACTTTAGGTTGCCATGGAAAAGTGTGCTTTTATAGTGCCAAGTCCACACATACCCACCCCCACCTTGTCACACCCTGGCAGGGCGGAAGCTCTGGATTATTTTTCCTACCATAACAAGTTGTGGCCATCTCTTCTGGAGCTTTACAACAGTACAAACACGTTATCATAACAGATTCTCTAACCTTTTGCTGCAGTCTCTCCAGctaatcttattttctttcacctttgGCTGACATTATGGGAGATTTATGTCGCTTTACCTTCCACCCCCTTAATATTCCTTTACTGCCCCTATAAGGAATCTTTCCCACGTGACCAATCTTTACTATTTTCTGTAGAGACAGAGTGTGAATATTGTCTCCTGCCAGATGAGAGGCAGTACCTCAGCTACCTTCCCTGGGATGAGTGTACACCCACAGGTGTGCCCAGTCCTCCTCTGGTTCCCCACCACGGAGGTGCCATGCTCAGCTCATGGTTCAATCCCCTATGAGCACATCTGTCCTGCCAGCTTGTGACAGGAGGAAAGCAAGGGTACAATGCAAGGCAGGACATAGGGGGAGGAAGTGGAATAAGGCTTTTAATAGGATTTTGAAAAGTTGGAGGAAGtaaaacacacctgggcagttACCACAGCAAATACAGCACAGGAGTGGATGTTTGgtccattttaaaaatccatgtcacatttatttttttgtggggaaaaatctctttctcaCTATTTTGCATGCCTCTACTTACATTGCAGCCCTCCTTGGCAGAAGATTTGAAGTGCACTGGCTTGGGCAGTGTGAGAATTCCCTTGACACAGATACGAGGATTTTCCCCACAGCTAGAAGGCCAGCTGAGGTCTTTGCACTGCAACAGTGAAAACAGTCAGTTTAGGCAACGCAGGATTTACCATTTGATGTAGTTACAAGATTGCTGTCTACTCAGAGTTCCGTTGCCTGAAATTTTTTCACAGTTCCTGGAAGTATATAAAACAACCAGCATAAGAGTATCACATTGGCTGACAAAAAAGCCTCGAGAAGCTGCCTGTCCCCAAAGTTCTGTTAGGGTTCTGCCTTGAAGGAACTGTTGGATTTcaagtcatagaatcacagaagtCACTTAAATGGTTCCTCCACAGCTGTTCCCACTTACTGCC containing:
- the TC2N gene encoding tandem C2 domains nuclear protein isoform X2; amino-acid sequence: MATECIKACCKLCFCMDKEKNDLSMVQESEAVAASKPAIVEQPPLSSVSVKRQVGCSEDYLLSKLPLDGQEVPFVVPPFKLAYVQPKNLPGISHAGGIKESARGSFGERKAELQAVFQWPRYDVYNPFYLEHRVSPDLSRRFQAKPDSRKLYGSVSDLRASALPGPPDVSRSMFDLRSPPHRFMKRYDSVSSVPSSTSSRKDSQGSNRSLDTITLSSDERDFGRLNVKLCYISSVEQIWITVLHCKDLSWPSSCGENPRICVKGILTLPKPVHFKSSAKEGCNDIEFMETFVFAIKLQSLQAVRLVFKIQTQTPRKKTIGECSLALRELSSQESNHWLDISPPSKAPVCRAELQIGTCFQAINRRIQLQILEAQNLPVSSTPLSSHFFVKVGMFTTEGIIYKKKTRLLKSTNGQVKWGEMMVFPVSQAEQGISFLIKLYSKSSVRRKHFLGQIWLSSDSSNSEAVEQWKDTIANPEKVVVKWYSIGPS
- the TC2N gene encoding tandem C2 domains nuclear protein isoform X1, with the translated sequence MATECIKACCKLCFCMDKEKNDPVSMVQESEAVAASKPAIVEQPPLSSVSVKRQVGCSEDYLLSKLPLDGQEVPFVVPPFKLAYVQPKNLPGISHAGGIKESARGSFGERKAELQAVFQWPRYDVYNPFYLEHRVSPDLSRRFQAKPDSRKLYGSVSDLRASALPGPPDVSRSMFDLRSPPHRFMKRYDSVSSVPSSTSSRKDSQGSNRSLDTITLSSDERDFGRLNVKLCYISSVEQIWITVLHCKDLSWPSSCGENPRICVKGILTLPKPVHFKSSAKEGCNDIEFMETFVFAIKLQSLQAVRLVFKIQTQTPRKKTIGECSLALRELSSQESNHWLDISPPSKAPVCRAELQIGTCFQAINRRIQLQILEAQNLPVSSTPLSSHFFVKVGMFTTEGIIYKKKTRLLKSTNGQVKWGEMMVFPVSQAEQGISFLIKLYSKSSVRRKHFLGQIWLSSDSSNSEAVEQWKDTIANPEKVVVKWYSIGPS